Sequence from the Bacillus mesophilus genome:
GGTCCTGATGAAGGCAGTGTAGCTGGTAAAATTCCATCTGGTAATGTTTATATTGACGGTAGTGGCATCGGTGATATTGGTAATATCGTTCTCAGAGATCGAAGAATCCTTTCTGAAGAGGGTCTTGTGATTGTGGTAGTTAGCATCAACATGAAGGAATTCAAAATTGCTGCAGGACCTGATTTGATTTCTCGTGGATTTGTTTATATGAGAGAGTCTGGAGATCTAATCAATGATGCTCAGAGTCTCATTAACAAACATTTAAACCGAGTAATGGAACGAAAAACAACACAATGGTCTGAGATTAAAAATGAAATAACAGACACTCTTTCACCTTTCTTATATGAAAAAACCAAACGTAAACCAATGATTCTTCCGATCATCATGGAAGTTTAATAAAAGGCTGCCCTCGTGGTAGCCTTTTTCACTTTACAACGACTTTACATAGTCCCCCCTTCCAATCATGACATCATAAGAAAAAACGAAGGCGGCTGCCTTCGTTTTTTCATTAATCCTCGATTAAATTTTTCTCAAATCGGTTTATATCAGTGTCGGCACCAATGATAATTAGAATATCTCCCTTAATAATCGTCTCAGATGCCTGCGGAGAGACAAGGATATCCTTTCCACGTTTGATGGCAACAATGTTTATTCCGTATTTGGCACGGATATCTAAATCTATAAGTGAGTAACCATCCACATGCTTACTTGCAATAATTTCTACAATACTATGCTCATCTGATAGCTCTAAATAGTCTAATACATTATTTGATACAATATTATGTGCAATTCTTTGTCCCATATCACGTTCTGGGTGAACAATTTGATCTGCACCTATTTTAGTTAAAACCTTTTCATGGTAGTCATTCTGTGCCTTTACAGTGATATGCTTAACTCCTAGTTCTTTTAGAATTAAGGTAGTTAATATACTAGCTTGAATGTTATCACCTATCGCTATAATAACATGATCAAAATTACGAATACCTAAACTTTTTAAAACTACTTCATCTGTTGTGTCTCCTACTACCGCATGTGAGGCAATCGAAGAGTATTCATTTACTTTATCTTCGTCTATATCAATAGCTAAAACATCCATCCCCTGCTGACTCAATGAACGACAAATGCTTCCGCCAAATCTTCCTAATCCGATTACGGCAAATTCCTTTTTCACAAGTTATTCCTCCATAGCACTAATAATTGCGGGTTAAATTTTTCAAGAAAAGCTTACCTTCTGGTTCTTCTTCATTTAAATTGTCTTATTACTAGCCCATAAGCGATAAGAGATAGTAAATGATCATAATCACTGAGATGTATACCTTTTATAAAAACAATCATACCTGAAATTACCGAACTAATAAATAGAATAAATTACATATTTGTTGTTTCTTCTAGGTATATCGATCATTGTTTGTAGTATACGTTTCACCAAGTAATGATATTTATGAACAAAAGAAGGCTCACACCTATAAGTGTAAACCATTAACCAAAAAGTCGGCTCCAAGTATTTGGCCCAACAATTCCATCTATATTTAATCTTTCTCTTCTTTGAAAATTTCTTACGGCTTGATCAGTGATAGGACCGAATATTCCGTCCTCTGAAATATTCAAAGCACGCTGTACTCTCTTCACATCTCTACCTTGTATATAAGGATTGGTTAAGAATATGAGCCTACTATATGGAACTCCACCTGTATCGTTCTGGTCTAACGCTTGCCATGTTCTTGGGCCAACTATGCCATCAGAAACTAATCCCTTACGTCTTTGGTATCTTCTTACTGCCTCAGCGGTAGCTGGGCCAAAAATACCATCAGCAACAGCACCAATCTTTTCCTGAACATCCCTTATATCCTCTCCTCTCATATAAGGAGAAAGCAGTCTTAATGTTCGTCTAGATTCTAATTCATAAAGCCCTCCATCATCAGTATCAACATCTGTAGGAGAAGCTAATTCGATTAATGGAACATCTTGATCATAACGCTTTAGGGCATCTCTTGTCTCTGGACCAACTATGCCATCAACTGATAGGTTTGCTGCTCTTTGAAATCTTTTCACTGCATCCTCTGTTACCTTACCAAATATACCATCTATTACTCCAGGTTTAAAACCTAGGATCTCTAATCGTTCCTGTAAGGCCTTTATATCATCCCCCTGGTCACCGTAACTTAAATAGGTCCTCGTTCTTGGACCACTTGAATACGATACCGACCTGTAAATGGGGAGTTCACCTCGGTCACCTCTTGCAAATAATTCACTTCTAAAGTTACCCATATTAATGGAAGGACAAGGTTTCCATTCATATCCCGGAAACTCTTGATGACCCCATACGTCATCAATATCAACAGTTAAGACATCTAAGAGCGACAACACTAGGTTTTGAGTAGCTGTCTTCTGAGCTTCTGTTAACTGCTGAGTTCTAAAATCCCCAACCATACAAATACCAACTGCTCGGTAATTACTGTTGCCCACATGGTAGCTAACTACCTCTAAGTCATGACAAAGACTAATCGTGCCATCTTTATCAACAACATAATGATAGGCAATTCCCGGCCATTCTAAGGTATTAACATGATATCTTGCAAAGCTCTCAGCACTACCTGAAGTAGTAGCACTATGGTGAATGGCAATGTTTTTTATTGCGGAT
This genomic interval carries:
- a CDS encoding NAD-binding protein is translated as MKKEFAVIGLGRFGGSICRSLSQQGMDVLAIDIDEDKVNEYSSIASHAVVGDTTDEVVLKSLGIRNFDHVIIAIGDNIQASILTTLILKELGVKHITVKAQNDYHEKVLTKIGADQIVHPERDMGQRIAHNIVSNNVLDYLELSDEHSIVEIIASKHVDGYSLIDLDIRAKYGINIVAIKRGKDILVSPQASETIIKGDILIIIGADTDINRFEKNLIED
- a CDS encoding N-acetylmuramoyl-L-alanine amidase, with translation MEIIDKRNSLPTHPSKRYRRRSLSAIKNIAIHHSATTSGSAESFARYHVNTLEWPGIAYHYVVDKDGTISLCHDLEVVSYHVGNSNYRAVGICMVGDFRTQQLTEAQKTATQNLVLSLLDVLTVDIDDVWGHQEFPGYEWKPCPSINMGNFRSELFARGDRGELPIYRSVSYSSGPRTRTYLSYGDQGDDIKALQERLEILGFKPGVIDGIFGKVTEDAVKRFQRAANLSVDGIVGPETRDALKRYDQDVPLIELASPTDVDTDDGGLYELESRRTLRLLSPYMRGEDIRDVQEKIGAVADGIFGPATAEAVRRYQRRKGLVSDGIVGPRTWQALDQNDTGGVPYSRLIFLTNPYIQGRDVKRVQRALNISEDGIFGPITDQAVRNFQRRERLNIDGIVGPNTWSRLFG